Proteins co-encoded in one Lates calcarifer isolate ASB-BC8 linkage group LG17, TLL_Latcal_v3, whole genome shotgun sequence genomic window:
- the adgrl4 gene encoding LOW QUALITY PROTEIN: adhesion G protein-coupled receptor L4 (The sequence of the model RefSeq protein was modified relative to this genomic sequence to represent the inferred CDS: deleted 2 bases in 1 codon): MESLLKSPMKLVLLTAWLSSLMDPCSLSDICDSCHQNATCKALNGSNNACYCNHGYTGDGTTFCNDDNECQNVTNICGDRGTCTNTVGSYYCTCVSGYTSTGVAKFQPNDGTECHDIDECLTGPVCGPNSHCHNTNGSFNCTCQRDYIPTSGAEHFHPESGVRCKEHPQKYCHDNIGCISQAVNKTLEYMSNLTEPQSLLKEIVKKTSGELTSVEVIAYVEALCHSASTLVAGEEDYFVKPSIINSTLSKLVKAVNNLVEKDELVAWNRIKEERREHTITKLLHTVEESALTLANNYKTPTELEIKATEMELKLFTFDARHTKAKLSASMGGDHINMIPRLRPEEDRNGSVSVVFVRYDSISDILKPSSDPGVTDYSRYAGTGEITVNSQVIAAAVKPADVYQLDHVTFTLRHNEPIDTKADVTKCAFWEYEPDSLRGHWATHAARPVHVNSNATTCSCNHLTHFAILMSSGRANLVAHYTILTRITQLGMIISLICLSMCIFTFWFFSEIQSTRTTIHKNLCCSLFMAEFVFLVGINMNTHKLFCSVIAGLLHYFFLAAFAWMCIEGIHLYLIVVGVIYNKGFLHRNFYIFGYGSPAVVVAISATLGSRYYGTDKVCWLSTENHFIWSFIGPACLIILVNLLAFGVIIYKVYRHTAVKKPEISHYENIRSCARGALALLFVLGATWTFGVLHILHETTLTAYLFTITNAFQGMFIFIFLCVLSRKIQEEYYRLFKNVPCCFECLR; the protein is encoded by the exons ATGACAATGAGTGCCAGAATGTGACTAATATCTGCGGGGACAGGGGGACCTGCACCAACACAGTGGGCAGCTACTACTGTACATGTGTCTCTGGATACACATCGACAGGAGTGGCCAAGTTCCAGCCCAACGATGGCACTGAATGCCATG ATATTGATGAATGCCTGACAGGACCGGTCTGTGGACCTAACTCGCACTGCCATAATACGAATGGATCTTTCAATTGCACCTGTCAGCGTGATTACATCCCGACTTCAGGTGCTGAGCACTTTCATCCAGAGAGCGGTGTGAGATGTAAAG AACATCCCCAAAAATATTGCCATGACAACATCGGATGCATCTCACAGGCTGTCAACAAAACACTTGAATAT ATGAGCAATCTCACGGAGCCCCAGAGTCTACTGAAGGAAATTGTCAAGAAAACGTCCGGCGAACTCACCTCAGTAGAAGTGATTGCATATGTTGAGGCCTTGTGTCACTCTGCATCAACACTGGTTGCGGGAGAGGAGGATTACTTTGTCAAACCATCCATCATCAACTCAACTCTTTCA AAATTAGTAAAAGCAGTAAACAACCTGGTGGAGAAGGATGAACTGGTGGCCTGGAACAGGATAAAAGAAGAGCGTCGGGAACACACCATCACCAAGCTGCTGCACACTGTTGAAGAAAGTGCTCTGACATTGGCCAACAACTACAAAACTCCAACTGAGCTGGAAATCAAAGCTACCGAAATGG AATTAAAACTCTTCACTTTTGATGCTCGTCACACAAAAGCCAAACTGTCTGCCTCCATGGGAGGAGATCATATAAATATGATTCCAAGACTGAGaccagaggaggacagaaatg GAAGTGTGTCAGTGGTGTTTGTGCGATATGACAGCATCAGTGACATCCTGAAGCCGAGCAGCGACCCAGGTGTCACCGACTACTCGCGGTATGCAGGAACAGGGGAAATCACTGTCAACTCCCAAGTCATAGCAGCAGCCGTCAAACCTGCTGACGTTTACCAACTTGACCATGTCACCTTCACTCTGAGACACAACGAG CCCATAGACACTAAAGCTGATGTGACAAAATGCGCCTTCTGGGAGTACGAGCCGGACAGCCTGCGGGGCCACTGGGCCACTCAC GCTGCAAGACCAGTCCACGTCAACAGCAATGCAACCACCTGCTCCTGCAATCACCTTACACACTTCGCCATCCTCATGTCCTCTGGGCGAGCCAAT CTGGTGGCCCACTATACCATCCTGACCCGGATCACCCAGCTGGGGATGATCATCTccctcatctgtctgtccatgTGCATCTTCACCTTCTGGTTCTTCAGCGAGATCCAGAGTACCAGGACCACCATCCACAAGAACCTGTGCTGCAGCCTCTTCATGGCCGAGTTCGTCTTCCTTGTGGGGATCAACATGAACACGCATAAG CTTTTCTGCTCTGTTATTGCAGGGCTGCTGCACTATTTCTTCCTCGCGGCCTTTGCCTGGATGTGTATCGAGGGCATCCATCTGTACTTAATAGTGGTTGGCGTCATCTACAACAAAGGCTTCCTGCACCGTAACTTTTACATCTTCGGCTATGGAAGCCCAGCAGTGGTGGTGGCCATCTCAGCAACATTAGGCTCTCGGTATTATGGCACTGATAAAGT GTGTTGGCTGAGCACAGAAAACCACTTCATATGGAGTTTCATTGGGCCTGCGTGTTTGATCATCCTG GTTAATCTCTTGGCTTTTGGAGTAATCATCTACAAAGTGTACCGGcacactgctgtgaaaaagccTGAAATCAGCCACTATGAAAACATCAG GTCTTGTGCCCGTGGTGCCTTGGCCCTGTTGTTCGTGCTGGGAGCCACCTGGACCTTTGGAGTGCTGCACATCCTCCATGAGACCACCCTCACTGCCTATCTGTTCACCATCACCAATGCCTTCCAGGGCAtgttcatcttcatcttcctctgtgtgcTGTCCAGAAAG ATTCAGGAGGAGTACTACAGGCTTTTCAAAAATGTGCCATGTTGTTTTGAATGCCTGAGATGA
- the vtg3 gene encoding vitellogenin 3, phosvitinless, translating into MWGLLLCCFVALATCHSVHYELSLNPRKTYEYKYKGEVNFGLGMPNLAESGVRMMCKVKITGMSAQTFILQVSDLAFEEFNGFPGKNSFNASPKLTQRIAAQLVKPFMFDYAGGHVVDIRAPAEISDTVVNIVRGILDFFQVTVKTTQRIYELEEVGIHGKCQSNYAIEEDKETKDMTITQVVDVTNCREKAAIYRGMATAVLDQVSKQRGESVVTTARCVYTVKPTTEGGLITRAHGLERQHFSPFNVKGGSFKMRATKEMVLLGVSDTARAVMFGSMESKGSLVYKFVNAEANVPIMMQNLDNPVPKAIELIKRLAEANIYHIDSATTEDTIKLYQLLRVMPFEGLDDMWKQFSGNEEHRRWFLDSIVEVSDARILKFLEMRFQAEDVSVTEALETLLLSINHLQAIPDLVEMAKMFLNIPFSKTNIYLWHTVVLSYGSLVYKHCAYYTPCPVAAVQPLLDMAMEALRNGNETDMVIALKALGNAGHPGSIKTIMRFLPGVAANPVDLPPRVLSAAVQSMRLIAARDPHSVQDITMALFLQKDVPTEIRMLAFMILFDTKPSMALVSTVTAHLQHEKDLHVVSFAYSYLKSFARSSTPDNHFLSTACNIAVKILAPKFGRLSYHYSKAMRMDWFNDDFLIGTAAEVFMLRSATHVFPTEIMMKGKFYFIGRILQLLELGIRGEGIKELFGSGIPGFRGDLGFSDFQAIFNVLENWEILPNDKPILSAYSRASGQEWFFADINKDLIQNIIKAMSPSAGKESPVWAAIENLQRGISWHRTKPFLIFEVRYFQATTLGLPIEISKYYESVNGITVNAKAAVNPPLTERLGQLLTSEISLETDGFVGFTKDVWVFYGINTELFQCGSEIKTKNPLAIPWKFSAKINVREKKFELDFPPCKKEFEILSVSSDVYAVSRNIEEPAMAKMTPMMPNAVDSNDEVSHMGPTLVRPEADQIATPNIWHPRSKMCAESNIYGAGVCVDSELRREYYQEEYPLYYFLGYTHLAVKVVPAQTIKAVDKIHFEVNGGPSRHPMSARQLLETLRRLSKEATRRVRLSSDSASSVRGSHHSRHDTIMEVWDSAPEALLNIKAFAMSGNQKPEGYDAAMYYTPEANIQNTQMIVSQVGEDTNWKMCVDTTVHTHAEAKAHIRWGAECQSYEMSMRAATAHLPGSKPTLKAKVHWTRIPEAMAEMGRRIESYIPGMAFLLGFYQQHERNAKEEVSASVVAASADSIDVKIKFPEYTIYRQAIPVPLPPASFQEFQHDTRNTTTDGFGRA; encoded by the exons ATGTGGGggcttcttctctgctgctttgtggCCCTGGCCA CATGCCACAGTGTCCATTATG AGCTAAGCCTGAACCCCAGGAAGACCTACGAGTACAAATACAAGGGCGAAGTGAATTTTGGACTGGGCATGCCAAACCTCGCTGAGTCTGGTGTGAGAATGATGTGCAAGGTTAAGATCACCGGTATGTCCGCACAAACATTCATCCTTCAG GTTTCAGATTTAGCCTTCGAAGAGTTCAATGGTTTCCCTGGGAAAAACAGCTTCAACGCCTCCCCGAAGCTCACCCAACGTATCGCTGCCCAGCTCGTCAAACCCTTCATGTTTGACTACGCCGGTGGACACGTCGTTGACATCCGCGCCCCTGCTGAGATTTCTGACACTGTTGTCAACATTGTGAGAGGGATACTGGATTTCTTCCAAGTTACTGTCAAGACCACACAGAGGATCTATGAGCTGGAAGAG GTTGGCATCCACGGCAAGTGTCAGAGTAACTATGCAATTGAAGAGGACAAGGAAACAAAGGACATGACCATCACTCAAGTTGTGGATGTTACTAACTGCAGGGAGAAAGCAGCCATCTACAGGGGGATGGCTACTGCTGTGCTCGACCAAGTCTCCAAACAG AGAGGAGAATCTGTTGTAACAACAGCGAGATGTGTTTACACAGTCAAGCCAACAACAGAGGGAGGTCTCATTACCAGGGCTCACGGCCTGGAGCGACAGCACTTCAGTCCCTTCAATGTGAAGGGCGGCAGTTTCAAGATGCGAGCAAC GAAAGAAATGGTGCTGCTTGGCGTGAGTGACACAGCCAGGGCTGTCATGTTTGGGTCAATGGAAAGCAAGGGCAGCCTCGTATACAAGTTTGTCAATGCCGAAGCTAATGTCCCCATTATGATGCAGAACCTGGACAACCCAGTGCCAAAG GCTATCGAATTGATCAAGCGTCTGGCTGAGGCTAATATTTATCATATTGACAGCGCAACCACTGAAGACACTATAAAGCTGTATCAACTCCTACGGGTGATGCCTTTCGAAGGATTAGATGACATGTGGAAGCAGTTTTCAGGAAATGAAGAACACAG ACGTTGGTTTTTGGACTCAATTGTTGAGGTCAGCGATGCTAGAATCCTTAAGTTCCTGGAAATGAGGTTTCAGGCTGAAGATGTGTCTGTAACTGAAGCTCTGGAGACCCTTTTGCTGTCAATAAACCATCTCCAAGCTATTCCTGATTTGGTTGAGATGGCTAAA ATGTTCCTGAACATCCCCTTTAGTAAAACCAATATCTATCTCTGGCATACTGTGGTGCTTTCCTATGGTTCTCTGGTGTACAAGCACTGTGCATATTATACACCCTGCCCAGTAGCTGCTGTTCAG CCACTGCTAGACATGGCCATGGAGGCTCTGAGGAATGGCAACGAGACAGACATGGTCATCGCTCTGAAAGCACTGGGGAACGCTGGTCATCCGGGCAGCATTAAAACCATCATGCGCTTCCTCCCTGGAGTGGCTGCCAACCCCGTAGATCTGCCACCTCGTGTGCTGAGCGCTGCCGTTCAGTCTATGAGACTCATAGCTGCCAGAGACCCTCACAGT GTCCAAGACATCACCATGGCTTTGTTCCTGCAAAAGGACGTTCCCACTGAGATCCGCATGCTGGCCTTCATGATCCTGTTTGACACTAAGCCGTCGATGGCTCTGGTCTCCACAGTGACTGCACATCTACAGCACGAAAAAGACCTCCATGTTGTTAGTTTTGCATATTCCTACCTGAAAAGTTTTGCCAGATCCAGTACTCCAGATAATCACTTCCT CTCAACTGCCTGCAACATTGCTGTGAAAATCCTGGCCCCTAAATTTGGTCGCCTCAGCTATCACTACAGCAAAGCAATGCGCATGGACTGGTTTAATG ACGATTTCCTGATTGGCACAGCGGCAGAAGTCTTCATGTTAAGAAGCGCAACACATGTCTTTCCCACTGAAATCATGATGAAAGgaaaattttatttcattggGAGAATTCTGCAGCTCCTGGAG TTGGGTATCCGTGGTGAAGGAATTAAGGAACTGTTTGGTTCAGGCATCCCTGGATTTAGAGGAGATCTAGGTTTCAGTGACTTCCAGGCTATTTTCAATGTG CTTGAAAACTGGGAAATTCTGCCCAACGATAAGCCCATCCTTTCTGCCTATTCACGTGCCTCTGGACAAGAGTGGTTCTTTGCTGATATCAACAAAGACTTAATTCAGAATATCATCAAG GCTATGAGTCCTTCAGCAGGGAAAGAAAGCCCTGTGTGGGCTGCAATTGAGAATTTACAGAGGGGGATCTCATGGCATCGGACCAAGCCATTCTTGATCTTTGAGGTTCGCTACTTCCAAGCTACCACCCTGGGTCTCCCCATTGAGATTAGTAAATATTATGAATCAGTCAATGGGATCACAGTCAATG CTAAAGCTGCAGTAAATCCACCACTGACTGAACGTCTTGGACAACTCTTGACTTCTGAAATTTCACTGGAGACTGATGGTTTCGTTGG CTTCACAAAGGATGTTTGGGTTTTCTATGGGATCAATACAGAACTGTTCCAGTGTGGTTCTGAGATTAAGACCAAAAACCCTCTTGCTATTCCGTGGAAGTTCTCCGCCAAGATCAATGTCAGAGAAAAGAAGTTTGAACTCGACTTTCCTCCATGTAAAAAAGAGTTTGAAATTCTTTCAGTCAG CTCCGATGTGTATGCAGTCTCCAGGAACATCGAAGAGCCAGCTATGGCTAAAATGACCCCAATGATGCCCAACGCAGTTGACTCAAATGATGAAGTTTCCCACATGGGCCCCACGCTTGTGAGGCCTGAGGCAGATCAG ATTGCGACACCAAACATCTGGCATCCAAGATCCAAAATGTGTGCTGAGAGTAACATTTATGGAGCTGGCGTCTGTGTGGACTCTGAGTTAAGGAGAGAGTATTATCAAGAGGAATACCCCCTGTACTATTTCTTGGGATACACCCACTTGGCAGTCAAAGTAGTCCCAG CCCAGACTATCAAAGCTGTTGACAAAATCCACTTTGAGGTTAATGGCGGCCCAAGCAGACATCCAATGAGTGCACGCCAACTGCTTGAGACTCTGAGGAGGCTTTCCAAG GAAGCCACTCGGCGAGTACGCCTGTCTTCTGATTCAGCCTCAAGCGTCAGAGGATCTCATCACAGCCGTCATGACACCATAATGGAA GTCTGGGACTCAGCACCTGAAGCTCTACTGAACATTAAAGCTTTCGCCATGAGTGGCAACCAGAAGCCTGAGGGCTACGATGCAGCCATGTACTACACGCCGGAGGCAAATATTCAGAACACCCAAATGATTGTGTCCCAGGTTGGAGAAGACACCAACTGGAAGATGTGCGTGGACACCACTGTGCACACCCATGCCGAGGCAAAG GCACACATTAGATGGGGAGCTGAATGTCAGTCCTATGAAATGTCAATGAGAGCCGCAACTGCACATCTGCCTGGTTCCAAGCCAACACTCAAGGCCAAAGTACACTGGACCAGGATCCCAGAAGCCATGGCAGAGATGGGCAGAAG GATTGAAAGCTACATCCCAGGCATGGCTTTCCTGCTCGGCTTCTACCAGCAACATGAGAGAAATGCCAAGGAGGAGGTTTCTGCATCAGTTGTTGCAGCCTCAGCAGACAGCATCGATGTGAAGATTAAATTCCCAGAG TATACCATCTACCGCCAGGCTATTCCAGTTCCACTACCACCTGCCAGTTTTCAGGAGTTTCAACATGacaccagaaacacaacaacagatggATTTGGACGCGCATAG